A single region of the Thermotoga profunda AZM34c06 genome encodes:
- a CDS encoding aldo/keto reductase, producing the protein MQYRDFGKTGIKTSLLGFGAMRLPILNSDESQIDEEKAIEMIRYSIDHGVNYVDTAYPYHRGNSEKVVGKALEDGYRERVFLATKSPVWQVEKYEDFDRFLDEQLKKLQTDHVDMYLMHALNKERWQKIKDLRFFEFFEMAKKQGKIRFAGFSFHDKYPIFKEIVDGYDWDFCQIQLNYMDINYQAGLNGLKYASSKKLPIVIMEPLKGGKLAKLPNRAKEILKRNGKNWSAVEWSLRWLGNFPQISVILSGMSTIEQVKENIQIMNQVTPNNLTHDDLELIEETRKTLESFAVINCTECGYCMPCPNGVNIPGNFRLYNETIMFEDIEGGMGTYRWFESQKMSASFCIECNECLSKCPQKLEIPSLLKKVHNEFVKR; encoded by the coding sequence ATGCAATACAGAGATTTTGGGAAAACAGGTATAAAGACATCTCTCTTGGGATTTGGGGCTATGAGACTTCCTATCTTAAACAGCGATGAATCTCAAATTGATGAAGAAAAAGCAATAGAAATGATCAGATATTCTATCGATCATGGAGTGAATTATGTTGACACTGCATATCCTTATCATAGAGGAAACAGTGAAAAAGTTGTTGGAAAGGCACTTGAAGATGGGTATAGAGAAAGAGTTTTCCTTGCCACAAAATCTCCTGTGTGGCAGGTAGAAAAATACGAAGATTTCGACAGATTTTTAGATGAACAATTAAAAAAACTTCAGACCGACCACGTAGATATGTATCTTATGCATGCACTCAACAAAGAAAGATGGCAAAAAATAAAGGATTTGAGATTTTTTGAATTTTTCGAGATGGCAAAAAAACAGGGAAAGATAAGATTTGCTGGTTTTTCTTTCCATGATAAATATCCTATCTTCAAAGAGATTGTAGACGGTTATGATTGGGATTTTTGTCAAATTCAGCTCAACTATATGGATATCAATTATCAGGCTGGTTTGAATGGTCTCAAGTATGCCTCTTCCAAAAAACTACCTATTGTGATAATGGAGCCTCTAAAAGGTGGAAAGCTCGCGAAACTCCCAAATAGAGCCAAGGAAATCTTGAAAAGAAACGGGAAAAACTGGTCTGCTGTGGAATGGAGTTTGAGATGGCTTGGAAATTTTCCACAGATCTCGGTCATTTTGAGTGGAATGAGTACTATAGAGCAAGTGAAAGAAAATATACAGATAATGAACCAAGTGACACCTAATAACTTAACACACGATGATTTAGAACTAATTGAAGAAACAAGAAAAACCTTAGAGTCTTTCGCAGTGATCAACTGCACAGAATGTGGTTATTGTATGCCATGTCCAAATGGTGTGAATATTCCAGGAAATTTCAGACTATACAATGAAACGATCATGTTTGAAGATATAGAGGGAGGAATGGGAACATACAGATGGTTTGAGAGCCAAAAAATGTCAGCTTCTTTCTGTATAGAGTGTAACGAGTGCCTTAGCAAATGTCCCCAAAAACTTGAGATTCCTTCACTTCTTAAAAAAGTTCACAATGAATTTGTGAAAAGATAG
- a CDS encoding ABC transporter permease: protein MFWNLLKKELREVLTVSSIVVVVVVSFVYAFIGKTVGSVESEISKKPSVAVVNLDKNGFGATIEQNIANFANVIYMGEDLEEGLKSLQQNGGAALLFIDHDFTSNIKSGEKGKIKVFWLLKGLGIADTISSTVFERFCENVEDQVRMILMNQHGIENPQFVLDPIEKIDATFFNQKTFDGLSPSQLLNLTSSQTTMTSVVMMMLIIMAGSTVISSMGLEKENKTLETLMTMPVNRSYIVFSKILAATIAGLIMAGIYMIGFNFYMKSFTVSSTGSLGLTLNTWDYVMIGISLFSALLCGIGMSMFLGIVSKDFKSAQTMTFPLTALAIFSMLITMFKDFSSLSVPLKVIIFAIPFTHPMLSIRNLLFGKSLFVIYGCIYNVVLAVVLVTFITKLFNSDRLIVGVSMRKSKRMAFFKK, encoded by the coding sequence ATGTTCTGGAACTTGTTGAAAAAAGAACTCAGAGAAGTTCTGACTGTCTCGAGCATCGTTGTTGTTGTAGTAGTATCTTTTGTCTATGCTTTTATCGGCAAAACTGTGGGAAGTGTAGAAAGTGAGATCTCTAAAAAACCGTCGGTAGCCGTTGTCAATCTTGACAAGAACGGTTTCGGAGCAACCATTGAACAGAATATAGCCAATTTTGCAAATGTCATATACATGGGAGAAGATTTAGAAGAGGGCCTTAAGAGTTTGCAACAGAATGGTGGAGCAGCGCTTCTTTTTATAGACCATGATTTTACCAGCAATATTAAATCAGGTGAAAAGGGGAAGATAAAGGTATTCTGGCTACTAAAAGGACTTGGTATAGCCGATACCATTTCATCAACTGTTTTTGAGAGATTCTGTGAGAATGTTGAAGATCAGGTGAGAATGATACTAATGAATCAACATGGTATCGAAAATCCGCAATTTGTACTTGACCCGATTGAGAAAATCGATGCGACTTTCTTCAATCAAAAAACATTTGATGGACTATCACCATCACAACTTTTAAATCTTACAAGTTCACAAACTACTATGACATCTGTTGTAATGATGATGCTCATAATCATGGCAGGGAGTACCGTTATTTCTTCAATGGGTTTAGAGAAGGAAAACAAAACATTAGAAACACTCATGACTATGCCTGTGAATAGAAGTTATATTGTTTTTTCTAAAATTCTTGCTGCAACAATAGCAGGATTAATCATGGCAGGTATATACATGATAGGTTTTAATTTCTACATGAAATCTTTTACTGTTTCTTCTACTGGTTCTCTTGGGTTAACTCTTAATACTTGGGACTATGTAATGATAGGTATCTCTTTGTTTTCTGCGCTTTTATGTGGAATTGGGATGTCGATGTTCTTGGGGATTGTCTCCAAGGATTTCAAAAGTGCACAAACCATGACCTTTCCATTGACTGCACTTGCCATTTTCAGCATGCTCATAACCATGTTCAAAGATTTTTCTTCATTGTCTGTCCCGTTGAAAGTGATCATCTTTGCGATACCTTTTACACATCCAATGCTTTCGATACGAAATCTACTTTTTGGCAAAAGTCTCTTTGTAATTTATGGATGTATTTACAACGTTGTACTCGCAGTTGTATTGGTGACTTTCATCACAAAACTCTTCAACAGTGATCGGCTCATAGTCGGTGTGTCTATGAGAAAATCTAAGAGAATGGCTTTTTTCAAGAAGTGA
- a CDS encoding [Fe-Fe] hydrogenase large subunit C-terminal domain-containing protein, which translates to MKVFVNDREIELKNGSRNLLEALREAGIEIPNLCYLSETSIYGACRMCLVEIDGKEIVTSCTTKPREGMRIKTNTPQIHELRRGILELLLATHNRDCTTCERNGSCKLQRYAEEFGIRNVRFSQVSKNTKTDKSSPIIRDNSKCILCGDCVRVCEEVQGIGVIDFAYRGFATQVTPVFETELSKTECVYCGQCVAHCPTAALTFRNDLDRLYQALSSGKTIIGMIAPAVRVAVQEELSMDSDTAMAERLVTFLKMSGFSKVFDVAFAADLVAYEEAHEFYERIKNNQRLPQLTSCCPAWVKYVEQFYPQYVENLSTVKSPQQALGTVIKKIYAKKMGINPDDIILVSFMPCTAKKFEAEREEHIGTVDLVLTTKELSQMIKASGINLKQITPEPFDRPFGISSQGGLNFGKTGGVLGTVVEVIREEVGISDEKYQDLQPGVKSITLQLKNGKTIKGLVVFGLGNARNVMKEVMEKVTDADIIEVMACNYGCVGGGGQPYPNDSRVRQNRARILKETANIKAIYSPVENYYLQKLYQEEFNDHHTRHMIHTNYKPRKRVESKDIEILPLPKEDKTTVRVCLGTSCYMKGSYKILSQLIESVKKVDLADDVEVVGTFCFENCGKSPNVMVNDKLISEATFEKVKEVLKRCQINKIKNQS; encoded by the coding sequence ATGAAAGTATTCGTCAACGATAGAGAGATAGAATTGAAAAATGGTTCAAGAAATCTCCTTGAAGCTCTCAGAGAAGCCGGTATAGAGATACCAAACTTGTGTTATCTATCTGAAACCTCCATCTATGGAGCGTGCAGAATGTGTCTTGTTGAAATAGATGGAAAAGAAATTGTCACTTCCTGTACAACCAAACCACGTGAAGGTATGAGAATAAAAACGAACACACCACAAATCCATGAATTGAGAAGGGGTATCTTGGAATTATTGCTTGCTACACACAACAGAGATTGTACTACGTGTGAGAGAAATGGTAGTTGTAAACTCCAAAGATATGCCGAAGAATTTGGAATAAGAAATGTGAGATTTTCTCAAGTAAGCAAAAATACAAAAACAGATAAATCTTCACCTATAATCAGAGATAATTCAAAGTGTATTTTGTGCGGTGATTGTGTCAGAGTCTGTGAAGAAGTCCAAGGGATCGGTGTAATAGATTTTGCATACCGCGGTTTTGCTACACAAGTAACACCCGTTTTCGAAACAGAACTGTCAAAGACTGAATGTGTATATTGTGGTCAATGTGTTGCTCATTGTCCAACAGCTGCTTTGACCTTTAGAAATGACCTTGATCGACTTTATCAAGCACTCTCGTCTGGTAAAACCATCATAGGTATGATTGCGCCTGCAGTAAGAGTTGCCGTGCAAGAGGAACTCTCTATGGACTCAGACACTGCAATGGCGGAAAGGTTAGTTACTTTCCTAAAGATGTCTGGCTTCTCAAAGGTCTTCGATGTGGCATTTGCGGCAGACCTCGTTGCATACGAAGAGGCACACGAGTTCTATGAAAGAATCAAAAATAACCAAAGGCTTCCACAACTGACATCTTGTTGTCCGGCTTGGGTAAAGTACGTTGAACAGTTCTATCCACAATATGTTGAAAATCTCTCAACGGTAAAATCACCACAGCAGGCACTCGGAACTGTTATCAAAAAAATATACGCAAAAAAGATGGGAATAAATCCGGACGATATCATTCTTGTCTCATTCATGCCGTGCACTGCAAAAAAATTCGAAGCAGAAAGAGAAGAACACATAGGTACAGTTGACCTTGTCTTGACAACAAAAGAACTTTCACAGATGATCAAAGCCAGTGGGATCAATCTCAAACAAATCACACCTGAACCTTTCGATAGACCATTTGGAATTTCATCACAAGGTGGACTCAATTTTGGAAAGACAGGCGGAGTTCTTGGAACTGTAGTAGAAGTCATTAGAGAAGAAGTTGGCATATCAGATGAAAAATATCAAGACCTACAACCGGGTGTGAAATCAATAACGCTTCAGTTGAAAAATGGGAAAACAATCAAAGGCCTTGTAGTGTTTGGACTTGGCAATGCAAGAAATGTCATGAAAGAAGTGATGGAGAAAGTTACAGATGCAGACATAATAGAAGTTATGGCATGTAATTATGGTTGTGTTGGCGGAGGAGGTCAACCATATCCAAATGACTCAAGAGTCAGGCAAAATCGAGCAAGAATACTAAAAGAAACAGCAAATATAAAAGCAATCTATTCGCCTGTGGAAAATTACTATCTACAAAAACTATATCAAGAAGAGTTCAATGATCACCACACACGCCACATGATTCACACAAATTACAAACCAAGAAAACGCGTTGAATCAAAAGACATAGAGATATTGCCATTACCAAAAGAAGACAAAACAACAGTGAGAGTTTGTCTTGGCACTTCTTGTTACATGAAAGGTTCTTACAAAATACTCTCTCAACTCATAGAATCAGTCAAAAAAGTGGACCTTGCCGATGATGTAGAGGTAGTTGGAACATTCTGTTTTGAAAATTGTGGTAAGTCACCAAATGTCATGGTAAATGATAAACTAATCAGTGAGGCAACCTTTGAGAAAGTCAAAGAGGTGTTAAAGAGGTGCCAGATCAACAAGATAAAGAACCAATCTTGA
- a CDS encoding Gfo/Idh/MocA family protein, giving the protein MLRMALIGCGRISPKHVEAIIENQEIVKLVAACDLVEKKAKTVADQIEKVIGYRPNVYTDYKEMLKMDDIDFVAIATPSGTHYQITLDCLNFAKHVLVEKPMALSTTHMKEMVNLARKKNLKLGVCFQNRFNPPVQELRKKLESNAFGKIFYGTISVRWNRNEDYYKQASWRGTWDQDGGVLMNQSIHGIDLLQWMLGSKPKRVLGLIKNMNHPYIESEDLGVGIVEFESGAIGIIEGTSNIYDRNLEEVLSIFGERGTVKIGGLAVNRILTWRFPNEDSHPYMNLSDPDTVYGKGHVALYRDFCESLMKDHDPYITGEEGQNAVQIILGLYKSAIENKWIDLPVEFSTEQMKRWSF; this is encoded by the coding sequence ATGCTGAGAATGGCTTTGATTGGATGTGGAAGAATCTCTCCAAAGCACGTCGAGGCTATAATTGAAAACCAAGAAATCGTCAAACTCGTAGCGGCATGTGACTTGGTTGAAAAAAAGGCAAAAACAGTGGCAGATCAAATTGAAAAAGTCATTGGGTACAGGCCTAACGTTTATACAGATTATAAGGAAATGCTAAAAATGGACGATATAGATTTTGTAGCGATTGCAACACCGAGTGGAACACATTACCAAATAACACTTGATTGTCTGAATTTTGCTAAGCATGTACTTGTGGAAAAACCAATGGCTTTGAGCACGACTCATATGAAAGAAATGGTGAATTTGGCAAGAAAGAAAAATTTGAAACTCGGTGTGTGCTTTCAAAATAGATTCAATCCGCCCGTCCAAGAATTGCGAAAGAAATTAGAGAGTAATGCCTTTGGTAAGATATTTTACGGGACAATAAGCGTGAGATGGAATAGAAATGAAGATTACTATAAGCAAGCCTCATGGCGTGGTACTTGGGATCAAGATGGTGGAGTTTTGATGAATCAGAGTATCCATGGAATCGATTTGCTTCAATGGATGCTTGGTAGTAAACCAAAAAGGGTCCTTGGCTTGATAAAAAACATGAATCATCCATATATCGAATCAGAAGATCTTGGTGTTGGAATAGTGGAATTTGAATCCGGTGCTATAGGAATAATCGAAGGCACTTCGAATATCTACGATAGGAATCTGGAAGAAGTTCTTTCAATCTTCGGTGAAAGGGGAACGGTGAAAATCGGAGGGCTCGCAGTTAACCGTATTCTTACCTGGAGATTTCCAAATGAAGATAGCCATCCTTATATGAACCTTTCAGATCCAGACACCGTTTATGGGAAAGGTCATGTCGCGTTGTACAGAGATTTCTGTGAATCTCTGATGAAAGATCATGATCCGTACATAACTGGTGAAGAAGGTCAAAATGCCGTTCAGATAATTCTTGGTTTATATAAATCGGCTATTGAGAATAAATGGATAGATCTACCTGTTGAATTTTCCACTGAACAGATGAAAAGGTGGTCCTTCTGA
- a CDS encoding YkvA family protein, protein MKIAELNSTIAALYLMRRDKRVPKRSKILISIAIGYILSPIDLIPDFIPFLGQIDDLLIVPALVGMALRSIPKKVFEEYKSKAQQVQLTKRFGKITLVIIAVWVVVIVWLVRVVLKFIQHTV, encoded by the coding sequence ATGAAAATCGCTGAACTCAATTCAACGATTGCGGCTCTGTATTTGATGCGCAGAGATAAGCGCGTCCCAAAAAGATCAAAGATTCTGATTAGTATTGCAATTGGATATATCTTGAGCCCAATAGATCTGATACCTGATTTCATACCATTTCTTGGACAAATCGATGATCTTTTGATCGTACCAGCACTTGTTGGTATGGCGCTGAGATCAATACCAAAAAAAGTCTTTGAAGAATACAAATCAAAAGCTCAGCAAGTACAATTGACTAAACGTTTCGGAAAAATAACTTTGGTCATCATAGCTGTCTGGGTTGTTGTGATAGTCTGGTTGGTTCGTGTTGTTTTGAAGTTTATACAACATACAGTGTAA
- a CDS encoding site-2 protease family protein, translated as MVDYLKHITETVITGFIAVVLTVTPREYLKARTAVFFGDQTPAKVGRVSLNPFVHLDPIGTITFIFLDFGWSRPVPIRPWNLKRKKKTFLLVSLVGPIVGAICFLIYGLFARALESKESYVFETLFKAAKFSLTYALFSLFPIPPLDGSRVLGALLPEYYTEWYLKYEVYGVLFLLALVVLWIMPLVMSPFVNFIDKLTIFVTG; from the coding sequence GTGGTTGATTATCTCAAACATATCACAGAAACTGTTATAACCGGTTTCATAGCGGTTGTTTTAACAGTCACACCGCGTGAATATTTGAAAGCAAGAACTGCTGTTTTCTTCGGTGATCAAACTCCGGCAAAAGTAGGGCGTGTTTCGCTCAATCCATTTGTTCATCTTGATCCAATAGGTACTATAACATTCATATTCCTGGATTTTGGCTGGTCACGTCCCGTACCAATAAGACCTTGGAATCTCAAAAGAAAAAAGAAAACTTTTCTACTGGTTTCTCTTGTTGGGCCAATTGTCGGAGCAATCTGTTTTTTAATATATGGGCTTTTTGCTCGAGCGTTGGAAAGTAAGGAAAGCTATGTCTTTGAAACACTCTTTAAAGCTGCCAAATTCAGTCTGACGTACGCACTTTTTTCGTTGTTTCCAATACCGCCACTCGATGGTTCAAGAGTGCTCGGTGCACTCCTTCCAGAATATTATACAGAGTGGTATCTGAAATACGAAGTGTACGGTGTGTTATTCTTGTTAGCTTTGGTTGTTCTGTGGATCATGCCACTTGTAATGAGTCCATTTGTGAATTTCATCGACAAACTCACGATCTTTGTAACCGGATGA
- a CDS encoding ABC transporter ATP-binding protein, with amino-acid sequence MYFGSVVYSFGGEAVKIVEVNDLRKSYGNFKALKGISFEIEEGEIFGLIGPNGAGKTTTLRIICTLLKPDAGVVKVFGHDLSSEPHEVRKVISYLPEDAGAYKELTGLEYLKFIAKFFAKNESHFQQIVERGTQISGLSERLKTKVSTYSKGMTRRLLIARALMVDPKLAVLDEPTSGLDVLNAREVRNTIKEFVKNGGTVLLSSHNMLEVEFLCDRIALINNGQIVKTGTPKNLKEEFGVSNVEEVFTEVIRCSGTC; translated from the coding sequence ATGTATTTTGGTTCCGTAGTATATTCTTTCGGGGGTGAAGCGGTGAAGATAGTCGAAGTTAATGATCTAAGAAAAAGTTACGGAAATTTCAAAGCCTTGAAGGGGATCAGCTTCGAGATCGAAGAAGGTGAGATCTTTGGCCTTATTGGTCCAAATGGAGCTGGTAAAACTACTACATTGAGAATTATTTGCACTCTATTAAAACCAGATGCGGGAGTTGTGAAGGTTTTTGGACATGATCTTTCAAGTGAACCTCACGAAGTTCGAAAGGTTATAAGTTATTTGCCAGAAGATGCAGGAGCATATAAAGAGCTCACTGGATTGGAATATTTGAAATTCATCGCCAAATTTTTTGCAAAGAATGAAAGTCACTTTCAGCAAATAGTAGAAAGAGGAACACAGATATCTGGTTTATCTGAACGTTTAAAAACAAAGGTTAGTACTTACAGCAAAGGTATGACAAGGAGGCTTTTAATAGCAAGGGCTTTGATGGTCGATCCCAAGTTAGCCGTTCTCGATGAACCAACATCGGGTTTGGATGTATTAAACGCACGCGAAGTGAGAAATACCATCAAAGAGTTCGTTAAAAACGGTGGAACTGTCCTTCTCTCATCGCATAATATGCTCGAAGTTGAATTTCTCTGTGATCGAATTGCCCTTATAAACAATGGTCAGATAGTTAAAACTGGTACACCTAAGAATTTGAAAGAAGAATTTGGCGTTTCAAATGTCGAGGAAGTCTTTACAGAGGTGATACGATGTTCTGGAACTTGTTGA
- a CDS encoding sensor domain-containing diguanylate cyclase: MDKNSKPSLQNLLLKRLVLLSAFIIIGISLFLTIVFNYFYQKYVFGPTFENIVSSVSSYIDQWQRTIKAFDTSYNPILKDSLNLSIWQSDVLNDLSDQQITEALTEKLANLSLQFVDRVNWYLINPGGVIERTDYLEDLGLDIAKAVPRYWAGRLEPLKVGESLIEGLSFEFRTNLPRIFGYKRLQNNWILEIGLSLDPLIVTDLWDGLKKIAQDNKYIEEIRLYGSSFAPFGNYVAVTDEEKEYFSSPEAENTFVVQNMQNSHFKVYKNWIPTTQVTNIDWSGKSAFFTLRVLMVLDFSKMESMKRSMIISLNTAITIAIILGFWISVNVFRRISKPIQGLLNSIRKFQRSPLDVEDTNIESQIRETSELEQSIQEMKEQIRKQMIVQYMTTERLKQDIEKYKYDIFLDPLTNLFNRRFLMKCLDDIQKNNSNIVVCFLDVDSFKSINDTYGHDVGDIVLKTLAEKLQNDIRKKDLIFRIGGDEFVVLFFDLQIKEAEQVIERIQNSLGQIKFRDFPDLRISISYGFSKWSSDNKISIEEALKEADLKMYEKKFEKKNH; encoded by the coding sequence TTGGACAAAAACTCGAAACCTTCGCTGCAGAATTTACTCCTCAAAAGATTAGTTTTGCTATCTGCCTTCATCATAATTGGGATTAGTTTGTTTCTAACAATTGTCTTCAACTATTTTTACCAAAAATATGTCTTTGGACCAACTTTCGAAAATATAGTTAGTTCTGTTTCTTCTTACATAGATCAATGGCAAAGAACTATTAAAGCCTTTGATACGTCTTACAACCCCATTTTGAAAGATTCGTTGAACCTGTCAATTTGGCAATCAGATGTGTTGAATGACCTTTCTGATCAGCAAATAACGGAGGCTTTGACTGAAAAATTGGCGAATCTTTCTCTGCAGTTTGTTGATCGTGTGAATTGGTATTTGATAAATCCCGGCGGTGTTATCGAGAGAACAGACTATCTCGAAGATCTTGGACTTGACATCGCAAAGGCTGTTCCAAGGTACTGGGCAGGGAGATTGGAGCCTCTGAAAGTCGGAGAATCTCTTATCGAAGGTTTGAGTTTTGAATTTAGAACCAACCTTCCGAGAATCTTTGGTTATAAGAGACTACAAAACAATTGGATATTAGAGATCGGTTTATCACTTGACCCACTGATTGTAACAGATCTTTGGGATGGCTTAAAAAAGATCGCACAAGATAATAAATACATAGAGGAGATACGCTTGTATGGTTCATCTTTCGCTCCATTTGGAAATTATGTAGCAGTTACTGATGAGGAGAAGGAATATTTCAGCAGTCCTGAGGCAGAAAATACTTTTGTAGTGCAAAATATGCAAAATTCTCACTTCAAAGTCTACAAGAATTGGATTCCCACGACTCAAGTCACAAACATTGATTGGAGTGGAAAGAGCGCCTTTTTTACGCTCAGAGTCCTCATGGTTCTGGATTTTTCAAAGATGGAATCGATGAAAAGATCTATGATAATTTCTCTTAATACAGCGATTACTATAGCGATAATCTTGGGGTTTTGGATAAGTGTAAATGTTTTCAGAAGGATTTCAAAACCTATTCAGGGTTTACTGAACAGTATCAGAAAATTTCAGAGATCACCACTGGATGTGGAAGATACGAATATCGAATCACAAATAAGAGAGACTTCAGAACTCGAGCAATCTATCCAGGAGATGAAAGAACAAATCAGAAAACAGATGATAGTACAATATATGACTACCGAGCGTTTGAAGCAAGATATTGAGAAGTACAAATATGATATTTTCCTTGATCCTCTGACTAACTTGTTCAATAGAAGATTTCTGATGAAATGTCTTGACGATATTCAGAAAAACAACAGCAATATTGTGGTATGTTTTTTAGATGTTGATTCCTTCAAATCGATAAATGATACATATGGTCATGATGTGGGTGATATAGTTTTAAAGACACTGGCAGAGAAATTACAAAATGATATAAGAAAAAAGGATCTCATATTTAGAATAGGTGGGGATGAATTTGTAGTTCTGTTTTTTGATTTACAAATCAAGGAAGCAGAGCAAGTTATTGAAAGAATTCAAAATTCTCTGGGACAAATCAAATTTAGAGATTTCCCAGATTTGAGAATTTCAATAAGCTACGGCTTTTCAAAGTGGTCTTCAGATAATAAAATAAGTATCGAAGAAGCGTTGAAGGAAGCAGATCTAAAAATGTACGAAAAGAAATTCGAAAAGAAAAATCATTGA
- the wecB gene encoding non-hydrolyzing UDP-N-acetylglucosamine 2-epimerase — protein MKSCFVFGTRPEVIKTAPVYLYFKNLGEEVILIATAQHREMMDMMIKVFNIKPDYDLDVMTQNQSLNMIVSRVMERIEPILMKERPDIVFVQGDTTTALSACLAAFHLSIPVAHIEAGLRSGDLYDPFPEELNRRLIDVSCRYLFAPTKRAKENLLREGLDENRIFIVGNTVIDALELIRKKINMVSLRKELIDSDYYILMTLHRRENIGEKMRSILRATADFAQKNDIRVVFPVHKNPNVRQIVDEEVGKNPNFILIEPVDYLHFLSLLDGAKFVVTDSGGVQEEAPSFNKFVVVARQTTERPELIEAGLGILAGTSKETVYEAINEANRKNLNSIENPFGDGKSSERIYKIIRGDIA, from the coding sequence ATGAAATCCTGCTTTGTCTTTGGCACAAGACCAGAAGTTATAAAAACCGCTCCAGTGTATCTATACTTCAAAAATCTCGGTGAAGAAGTAATTTTAATTGCAACAGCTCAACATAGAGAAATGATGGATATGATGATAAAGGTTTTCAACATAAAACCCGACTATGATCTTGATGTGATGACTCAAAATCAATCTTTGAATATGATAGTTTCACGGGTAATGGAGAGAATTGAACCAATCTTGATGAAGGAAAGACCCGATATCGTTTTTGTCCAGGGAGATACCACTACTGCTCTCAGTGCCTGTTTGGCTGCATTTCATCTCTCTATCCCAGTGGCACACATCGAAGCTGGATTGAGAAGTGGTGATCTTTATGATCCTTTTCCCGAAGAATTGAACAGACGATTAATCGATGTATCATGTAGATATCTTTTTGCTCCAACGAAAAGAGCAAAAGAAAATTTATTGCGTGAAGGTCTTGATGAAAATAGGATTTTCATCGTGGGAAATACCGTTATAGATGCATTAGAGCTCATAAGAAAAAAAATAAATATGGTATCTCTGAGAAAAGAGCTCATAGATTCAGATTATTACATTCTAATGACACTCCATCGTAGAGAGAACATAGGTGAAAAGATGAGATCTATTCTCAGGGCAACGGCAGACTTTGCGCAAAAAAATGATATTAGAGTGGTCTTTCCAGTACACAAAAACCCAAATGTGAGGCAGATTGTCGATGAAGAAGTCGGAAAAAATCCGAATTTCATTTTGATCGAACCTGTAGACTATTTGCATTTCTTATCGCTCCTTGATGGTGCAAAATTCGTTGTGACAGATTCGGGAGGAGTGCAAGAAGAAGCACCTTCTTTCAATAAATTCGTTGTAGTTGCAAGGCAGACGACTGAAAGGCCTGAATTGATCGAAGCGGGGCTCGGTATACTCGCTGGGACTTCTAAAGAAACGGTTTATGAAGCTATAAATGAAGCAAATAGAAAAAATCTAAATTCAATTGAAAATCCATTCGGCGATGGAAAAAGCTCGGAGAGAATATACAAAATCATAAGAGGTGATATCGCTTGA
- a CDS encoding redox-sensing transcriptional repressor Rex, translating to MPDQQDKEPILIPKPTLDRLKLYHRLLNEIEQKHISSEEMAQKIGTTAEQVRKDLTYLKTTGKPKVGYNVETLRQELEELFGVKKTTKVILVGAGHLGSALVNYPGFANYGIEIVAIFDNDPKKVGMFIGELSILPMKDIGRVVKRFGVEIGIICVPKESAQEVAEILVSKGIKGIWNFAPTRLIVPDDVFVVDEDMTQSLLTLKHFLEMKKQKMQESQHNSEKA from the coding sequence GTGCCAGATCAACAAGATAAAGAACCAATCTTGATACCAAAACCAACATTGGACAGATTGAAACTCTACCACAGGTTATTGAACGAAATAGAACAAAAGCACATATCGTCCGAGGAAATGGCGCAGAAAATTGGCACAACTGCCGAGCAAGTTCGAAAGGATCTGACATATCTCAAAACCACTGGAAAGCCAAAAGTGGGGTACAATGTGGAAACGTTGCGCCAAGAGCTTGAAGAACTCTTCGGCGTCAAAAAAACAACAAAGGTAATTTTGGTTGGCGCAGGACACCTTGGTAGTGCACTTGTGAACTATCCAGGTTTTGCAAATTATGGAATAGAAATCGTGGCAATCTTTGACAATGATCCAAAAAAGGTAGGTATGTTCATTGGTGAACTCTCGATATTACCCATGAAAGATATCGGCAGAGTGGTAAAAAGATTCGGTGTAGAAATAGGAATTATATGTGTTCCAAAAGAATCTGCTCAGGAAGTGGCTGAAATACTCGTTTCAAAAGGTATCAAAGGTATATGGAACTTTGCACCAACAAGGCTTATAGTCCCAGACGATGTTTTTGTGGTTGATGAGGACATGACTCAGAGTCTGTTGACACTCAAGCATTTCTTGGAAATGAAGAAACAGAAAATGCAAGAATCTCAGCATAATTCAGAAAAGGCTTGA